The following proteins come from a genomic window of Primulina tabacum isolate GXHZ01 unplaced genomic scaffold, ASM2559414v2 Contig773, whole genome shotgun sequence:
- the LOC142534983 gene encoding uncharacterized protein LOC142534983 — translation MKGSCCDGKEWIWEEYIRKGDSGVGNLLTFKFTVGKKAVATVSCRMSKNEKPKQNTAYSANDNSCGGETVLESTETETTKSSRGRTHLDRLVRQRVHGIRKDVRFNKLGQPVGEFAGEMQSYIGVLV, via the exons ATGAAAGGTTCATGCTGTGATGGGAAAGAATGGATCTGGGAAGAGTACATTCGCAAAG GTGACAGTGGGGTAGGAAATTTGCTTACTTTCAAGTTTACAGTCGGTAAAAAAGCTGTGGCGACGGTTTCTTGCAG GATGTCAAAGAACGAGAAGCCTAAACAGAATACTGCATATTCTGCCAATGACAATAGTTGTGGGGGCGAAACAGTTTTGGAATCTACAGAGACGGAAACAACAAAATCATCTAGAGGCCGTACACATTTGGATAGGCTTGTTAGGCAAAGGGTTCATGGAATCAGAAAGGATGTGAGGTTCAATAAATTGGGACAGCCAGTTGGAGAATTTGCAGGTGAGATGCAAAGTTATATTGGTGTTCTTGTTTGA
- the LOC142534979 gene encoding uncharacterized protein LOC142534979: protein MKLRDEQKKRRKQNIYPHRMSRKGYARFADEIADELCDDDDINRAIMWKKGRVNKKGQYEGDELKSAIEKIDGYVQQKIEGTLQYEEGKNDILTKALDSYEHSGRVRGVGGHITPSIYFNIGRVWKSPFGDDHIFLNQTKELMEAKILISKQDARIAEQNARISDQDARIQRLEEMFKKGASNFDIEEKGSCSVKLHPMSDDKIKKGASNYATSHDDDVKTLSNAEFLQGKPVALALESRTNIVAYGTIVHVNADDKLFHGVPSPITCMHVSIDNAVEKLAHLSFPIPNECDTVGDAVGTHVAWPAHFVVIQDEKLQKKKNVDHRNKIGLSSSVPRSLHLLYCYCKRALTDEQNLSLLFYHDLFDESYELLLHLEDIIPFYSLDPISANCIVVYMW, encoded by the exons ATG AAATTGCGTGATGAACAAAAGAAGAGAAGAAAGCAAAACATATACCCCCATCGTATGTCTCGGAAAGGATATGCACGTTTCGCCGACGAAATA GCAGATGAGTTATGTGACGATGATGATATAAATCGAGCAATTATGTGGAAGAAAGGACGGGTCAATAAGAAGGGTCAATATGAAGGCGATGAGTTGAAATCGGCAATAGAAAAGATT GATGGTTATGTGCAACAAAAAATCGAGGGTACGTTGCAATATGAAGAGGGAAAAAATGATATCCTTACGAAAGCTCTGGATTCATATGAACATTCTGGTCGTGTGAGAGGTGTTGGAGGTCATATCACTCCAAGCATCTACTTTAATATTGGTAGAGTATGGAAGAGTCCTTTTGGTGATGACCATATATTTCTTAATCAAACAAAGGAGTTGATGGAGGCAAAGATATTAATCTCAAAACAAGATGCACGAATCGCAGAACAAAATGCACGCATATCAGATCAAGATGCACGCATACAGAGACTTGAAGAAATGTTCAAAAAGGGTGCAAGCAACTTTGACATTGAAGAAAAAGGTAGTTGCTCAGTAAAGTTGCATCCCATGAGTGACGATAAAATCAAAAAGGGTGCAAGCAACTATGCAACTTCGCATGATGATGACGTGAAAACTTTGAGCAATGCTGAGTTTCTGCAG GGCAAGCCGGTTGCATTGGCATTGGAATCTAGGACCAACATTGTTGCCTACGGTACAATTGTCCATGTCAATGCGGATGATAAATTATTTCATGGTGTTCCATCACCCATTACTTGCATGCACGTATCCATTGATAATGCTGTGGAAAAATTAGCACATTTATCATTTCCAATTCCAAACGAATGTGATACTGTTGGTGATGCTGTTGGAACACATGTAGCTTGGCCAGCACACTTCGTAGTAATTCAAGATGAG AAGCttcaaaagaagaaaaatgtcGACCACAGAAATAAGATTGGTTTGTCTTCAAGTGTGCCAAGATCTTTACATCttttgtattgttattgtaaACGTGCTCTAACCGATGAACAAAATTTATCACTGCTTTTTTATCATGATTTATTTGACGAGAGTTACGAACTACTTCTGCACCTTGAAGACATCATTCCTTTCTATAGTTTGGATCCAATATCTGCCAATTGTATAGTTGTGTACATGTGGTAA